The following are encoded together in the Bicyclus anynana chromosome 2, ilBicAnyn1.1, whole genome shotgun sequence genome:
- the LOC112053135 gene encoding chymotrypsin-C translates to MYMKGEPCIVTMEVIKQSIVIIVCVILNVNAIKFYKSERPLPIYRAQPCEDETIISVFQEKLATGYNVTINKDLGTATSIRLKFDSQAAVLFDDSAKFAQDQDVIQNIFVIVLLKSSSNFTFNIRGHAVPFAPPYLTSLRINDDEFCNRPNLTYFRDFPVGVLSNPDRSCGRRKILHTELIYQGYNTKHGDWPWHAAIYRYNNKTLSYICGGTLISKHFVLTAAHCATIIGEPVPPSLFEVDLGKYQLNRVDVTLVKKEVETIHVHNMFRKTNVLSNDIALLKLKTEAVFNNYVQPACLWEESLYDRLPIDAYGTVVGFGFDQTDSLSSTLLAANMPLIPIVQCTLSKPEFYGYLLRDTNRFCAGFNNGTSACNGDSGGAFSYFIPDIVGYTGSTVPGAYYVKGIVSTTLARPGSTLCDPNAYAIYTDVAKYLSWIHNIIDNN, encoded by the exons ATGTATATGAAAGGTGAGCCGTGTATAGTGACAATGGAAGTGATAAAACAGTCAATAGTTATAATAGTGTGtgtaatattaaatgtgaacgcaataaagttttataaatctGAACGCCCTCTTCCTATTTATCGTGCTCAACCATGTGAAGATGAGACTATAATTTCCGTGTTCCAAGAAAAATTAGCAACAGGTTACAATGTCACTATTAACAAAGATTTGGGAACTGCCACCAGTATAAGGTTAAAATTTGATTCACAAGCCGcagttttattt GATGACTCAGCAAAATTCGCACAAGATCaagatgttattcaaaatattttcgtcATAGTATTACTTAAAAGCAGCTCTAACTTTACGTTTAACATCAGGGGTCATGCAGTTCCATTTGCTCCACCATACTTGACTAGTCTCAGAATTAATGATGACGAGTTTTGTAATCGTCCCAATTTG ACATATTTCAGAGATTTTCCAGTTGGTGTTCTCAGTAACCCTGATAGGAGTTGCGGTAGACGAAAGATCCTACACACCGAGTTAATATACCAGGGATATAACACTAAACATGGCGACTGGCCATGGCATGCTGCTATATACAGATACAACAATAAAACTCTTAGTTACATTTGTGGAGGAACGTTAATATctaaacattttgttttgacag CTGCTCATTGTGCTACAATTATCGGCGAGCCAGTACCACCTAGCTTATTTGAAGTTGACTTGGGAAAATACCAACTAAATCGAGTAGATGTCACACTCGTTAAAAAAGaa GTCGAGACGATACATGTGCATAACATGTTCCGGAAGACGAATGTATTGAGTAATGATATCGCCCTGTTGAAACTAAAAACTGAGGCGGTATTCAACAACTATGTACAGCCAGCATGCCTCTGGGAAGAAAGCTTGTACGACAGGCTTCCAATAGATGCTTATGGCACG GTAGTTGGGTTCGGATTCGATCAAACCGACTCTCTATCATCGACGCTACTCGCAGCGAATATGCCACTAATACCAATTGTGCAGTGTACTTTGAGTAAACCAGAATTTTACGGATACCTATTGAGGGACACTAATAGATTTTGTGCAGGATTCAATAATG GGACATCTGCATGTAATGGCGACAGTGGTGGTGCTTTCTCTTACTTTATTCCTGATATAGTAGGCTACACTGGCTCTACTGTACCCGGAGCTTATTATGTGAAGGGCATTGTATCAACCACACTGGCCCGACCAGGCAGTACATTGTGCGATCCCAACGCCTATGCCATTTATACTGACGTTGCCAAATATTTGTCATGGATACATaacattattgataataattaa